The Desulfarculaceae bacterium genome window below encodes:
- the cpaB gene encoding Flp pilus assembly protein CpaB — protein sequence MNRKAPLIFLALALMLAGAAAWGAHKWINAQARAGDGAKKLQLAPVIVAARVLPAGQSLASGDLTIINWPVGALPKGRFTSAKAVVGRVTKGPMVKGEPILAAKLAPKGAAGGLSAVVPPGYRAMTVRVDEVIGVGGFVQPGDRVDVLVTLSGGRFNNDPIARTTLEDINVLTVGEKVQRDSKLRGRTNKVKVVTLQLKPEQAERLALSSNQGKVVLALRNQTDHDPNPGNGVTLSRLVPLAGAKAPAAKDGKEQPQGTVIEVLKGIKLSRQIL from the coding sequence ATGAACCGTAAGGCACCCCTGATATTCCTGGCACTGGCATTGATGCTGGCCGGGGCGGCCGCCTGGGGGGCCCACAAGTGGATCAACGCCCAGGCCCGGGCCGGCGACGGAGCCAAGAAGCTCCAGCTGGCCCCGGTCATCGTGGCCGCGCGGGTTCTGCCCGCCGGCCAGAGCCTGGCTTCCGGCGACCTGACCATCATCAACTGGCCGGTGGGCGCCCTTCCCAAGGGCCGCTTCACCAGCGCCAAGGCGGTGGTGGGCCGGGTCACCAAGGGCCCCATGGTCAAGGGAGAGCCCATCCTGGCCGCCAAGCTGGCCCCCAAGGGCGCGGCCGGCGGCCTCTCGGCGGTGGTGCCCCCAGGATACCGGGCCATGACCGTGCGGGTGGATGAAGTCATCGGAGTGGGCGGTTTCGTGCAACCCGGCGACCGGGTCGACGTGCTGGTCACCCTGAGCGGCGGCAGGTTCAACAACGACCCCATCGCGCGCACCACCCTGGAGGACATCAACGTGCTCACCGTGGGTGAGAAGGTCCAGCGCGACAGCAAGCTACGGGGCCGCACCAACAAGGTGAAGGTGGTTACCTTGCAGTTGAAGCCCGAGCAGGCCGAGCGCCTGGCCTTGTCCTCCAACCAGGGCAAGGTGGTCTTGGCGCTCAGGAACCAGACCGACCACGACCCCAACCCCGGCAACGGGGTCACTCTGTCGCGCCTGGTGCCCCTGGCCGGAGCCAAGGCCCCCGCGGCCAAGGACGGCAAGGAGCAGCCCCAGGGAACCGTTATCGAAGTGCTAAAGGGAATAAAGCTGAGCCGTCAGATACTTTAA
- a CDS encoding type II and III secretion system protein family protein: MPAPVRAINLFLAMLLALGLAASSAPAAEVRREVIRLGHSRLLKLPIPAGRVSVGRSEVADVVMVTPRQLYLNARQVGSTNVSLWDQKDRLMEVFEVQVIRDLTTLKEQLYKVLPGEPVEVRGLGASVVLSGQVSSDEAKKRAEALAEAYAPKKTASLIEIGGNQQVQILVRFAEVSRKVTKRMNINLSIVNPLTGDFLFTMMGALIKPSSTSGSSLTLSDRVNAMGGFHTGQTKISGFLDILKENGLAKILAEPNLVASSGQKAEFLAGGEFPIPVPQRENITITFKKYGVQLNFVPEIRPGRRIRMTVAPEVSELDFTTAVVVQGYTVPGLTTRRAKTQLEMADGQSFAMAGLFRNDITQSVAKFPVLGDLPILGALFRSTEFQKKKTELLIIVTPRIVQPGQERVGPAPAAHFTEPDDFSLFMLGKMAVPSPARATGPPVSPKELEGHFGHDLAW; the protein is encoded by the coding sequence GTGCCTGCCCCGGTCCGCGCTATAAATCTTTTCCTGGCCATGCTTTTGGCTCTGGGCCTGGCCGCTTCGTCCGCCCCGGCGGCCGAAGTGCGCCGCGAGGTCATCCGCCTGGGCCACTCCCGCCTGCTCAAGCTGCCCATACCCGCCGGCCGGGTCAGCGTGGGCCGCTCCGAGGTGGCCGACGTGGTCATGGTCACCCCCCGCCAGCTCTACCTCAACGCCCGCCAGGTGGGCAGCACCAACGTGAGCCTCTGGGACCAGAAGGACCGGCTCATGGAGGTGTTCGAGGTGCAGGTGATCCGCGACCTCACCACCCTCAAGGAGCAGCTCTACAAGGTGCTGCCCGGCGAGCCGGTGGAGGTGCGGGGCCTGGGCGCCTCGGTGGTGCTCTCGGGCCAGGTGTCCAGCGACGAGGCCAAGAAGCGGGCCGAGGCCCTGGCCGAGGCCTATGCCCCCAAGAAGACCGCCAGCCTCATCGAGATCGGGGGCAACCAGCAGGTGCAGATTCTGGTGCGCTTCGCCGAGGTCAGCCGCAAGGTGACCAAGCGCATGAACATCAACCTGTCCATCGTCAACCCCCTGACCGGCGACTTTTTGTTCACCATGATGGGCGCGCTGATCAAGCCCAGCAGCACCAGCGGCAGCTCCCTGACCCTTTCGGACCGGGTGAACGCCATGGGCGGCTTCCACACCGGCCAGACCAAGATCTCGGGCTTTTTGGACATCCTCAAGGAAAACGGCCTGGCCAAGATCCTGGCCGAGCCCAACCTGGTGGCCTCTAGCGGCCAGAAGGCCGAGTTCCTGGCCGGCGGCGAGTTCCCCATCCCGGTGCCCCAGCGCGAGAACATCACCATCACCTTCAAGAAGTACGGCGTGCAGCTCAACTTCGTGCCGGAGATACGCCCCGGCCGCCGCATCCGCATGACCGTGGCCCCGGAGGTGAGCGAGCTGGACTTCACCACCGCGGTGGTGGTGCAGGGCTACACTGTGCCCGGCCTGACCACCCGCCGGGCCAAGACCCAGCTGGAGATGGCCGACGGCCAGAGCTTCGCCATGGCCGGCCTGTTCCGCAACGACATCACCCAGTCGGTGGCCAAGTTCCCGGTGCTGGGCGACCTGCCCATCCTGGGGGCCCTGTTCCGCAGCACCGAGTTCCAGAAGAAGAAGACCGAGCTTCTGATCATAGTGACTCCGCGCATCGTGCAACCCGGGCAAGAGAGAGTGGGACCGGCCCCGGCCGCCCACTTCACCGAGCCTGATGATTTTTCCCTGTTCATGCTTGGCAAGATGGCCGTGCCTTCACCGGCGCGCGCCACGGGTCCGCCGGTCTCGCCCAAGGAACTGGAGGGGCATTTCGGACATGACCTGGCTTGGTAG
- a CDS encoding pilus assembly protein has product MSIVRKLRRSERGSVAVEFALFLPVFLLLIFAVVELGSAWYAKQIMVNASRDGARMASLLNPGDITNTDVETHVQTLLTTSGFPGAASVTATGADGGAGDLVTVQVDSTYQLPVLGALAPGSLSSVNLSATTVMRHE; this is encoded by the coding sequence ATGTCCATCGTCCGCAAGCTGCGCCGCTCCGAGCGAGGCTCGGTGGCGGTGGAATTCGCTCTTTTTCTGCCGGTGTTCCTGCTGCTTATCTTCGCGGTGGTGGAGCTGGGCTCGGCTTGGTACGCCAAGCAGATCATGGTCAATGCCTCCCGCGACGGAGCGCGCATGGCCAGCCTGCTCAACCCCGGAGACATCACCAACACCGACGTGGAAACCCACGTGCAAACCCTGCTGACCACCTCCGGTTTCCCGGGCGCGGCATCGGTGACCGCCACCGGCGCCGACGGCGGCGCGGGGGACCTGGTCACGGTGCAGGTCGACAGCACCTATCAGCTCCCGGTGCTGGGGGCTCTGGCTCCCGGCTCCCTGAGCTCAGTCAATTTGAGCGCCACCACGGTGATGCGCCACGAATGA